The genomic interval cttcattaggatagcaggagcagttctttactgcatgcttgcatgaagatcatttgggatctcctttttgtatctcatgcataAAAGGAGCTCGTAATAATACCACACTACtgaaaccagattgggatgcagctctgtagtggttcacaatgaagcagactgcctgctgtgtcactgccagccctggtgagcctgcgagggaccagagtgtatcccatgcctattttgcctccaagcagagcttggttttcctcattagtgtaaagtaaatacaagagtaataaaatggacaattaaactggccactttggagaatatgctcatgctttcgcatgtcagtcctgtacctcatgctcccaaggcttgttactcatcataaagtattttaacaaaaaaacctcagctctcatgttacatctgaagaaaattgcacaagatcatcaagaattctgctgtcaggaacaagacaagagcctgccgacactcacttgcagctgtcctggattgctgcagccctttgtgaaaagctgctgcagacagagtgtttggagttggtttgggcctgtatgaaagatctgtggagcagtgttcagggctctcctggcaggaaactgtttgtccaagcccagggacacggtgccggcaggagcggagcggccccgctcccagcccgagagtctgtgagctgagccacgccagggagaaaaggcagcgaggggctccagcccagctgcttcactgccctgtccgccccatggagctctgccacgggagaaagccgacgccggacgagcccccgagcttccatcagctgctggaactgctccgtgacagctcctcttcttccgagagagaccccagcgccttcttgtaacgcgtgtcatggggggattctgtttgttaataaactgttgggggttttccactttcatctatcagtaataatttcctattgctggaaaggggttgttggaaccctttagaggagatgacttattgcacaatatcctgtttgaagttgtctgaaactgtgtgagacagatggcttcacacaggagcatccccaaggctgctgaggggaaggcacagaggaagacaaacccagtatttctgagggaaactccttgacaccaaaccaacctgagttgtcaaacagcagacctgatgtttcgagacatgggccaaaggggaaacctttcagtgtgtttggtccaggctgggttatgctcgaggcaaaggtgtgtcagtgtgttggataatactcttttcttgacctagagatggggacactgggaggtgttttaaaaacttttattccattttcagtctcatgagaagggtgagacaatacagatgttataattcacgccatcacaatcagaagccaactacttcctaattataatacattataggcGTTTcatggtctatcagcctttttgccatgccatgttgtagatgccttaaagccaattatttgaaactactcctcgtgggtcccactacaatgcatctttcatagctctgtttttccaaagtcttatttgcaaggccatcttttgaaacttttatctagctccatttctctctcaacaatatctgtcctattccatggaaatttttaagttacaatttcttgtctcaagatttatatacatattcatattttgtgggccttctattaggctctaaaaactttctacagaaccatttcccacatcagtgcacttggctccttctctcctcattgtgcctggcaagcacaggagcccagagctcctgcagaacccatcccagcactcagtgggagcaaacttgtgtccagtcctcacctggagctgtggtgcccagcattccaccacactggaatgaggaactgttcctgctctttcagaaggagctgaggagctttggccttcagaccaattgtctgcaggctcctgcagtgcctggtgctgctcccttgccagaggcatcccaggccaggggggcacatctgggctgctgtgtctgcctctggggctccctgtgctgggcagtgaggaggagctgcagaggctctgcaggactgaaaggatgggctttggggctggcaggagaagctgagggacctgggctgctggagcttctgaagaggaggcccaggactcatcatgcaactgctccaagggtggtttcagagaatcccagaatcagcaaaggtggaacaggccatggagaatATCAAAagcaccctgtgccctgacaccaccttgtctcccctgagcctcctctcctccaggataaacaaccccagctctctcagccgctctccacagctcttgtgctccagacccttccccagccttgttgcccttctctggacatgctccagcccctccatgtccttcctaaattgggggacccagaactgcaaacagcactcgaggtgctgcccaagcagtgctgagcacaggggaagaatccctgccctgctcctgctggccacaccattcctgatccaggccaggagccattggccttcttgcccacctgggcacactgctggctcatgtccagcctgctgtccatcagtccctgcacgtccctttctgcctggctgctctccagccactctggcaCCTTGCtgagggaggtgggcagggagggaacgggtccagatccaatccttccagaaatgtggtgtttgctggcactgccagttcccagattttgatatttccctattctggcacagcccaagtgcagcaacttgctggcaaaaaAGTCagaaccaagcaaagacctggtacctacagcaacccgatctcaggtttgctgacactgccagtacccagatcgggaatgtttcagatgcctgcacagcctaattccagcaatttgctggcacagaaaataagcatctggcaatttctcagtgccggcacattccacaccaagatctggcagtgcccacatctggcaatttccctcttctggcaccacccatatccagaatttgcaagcaaagaaagctaaaacctggcaatttccccttgccagcaccacccaatctggagtttgttggcagcacgatcccaagaaagatggaaggaaagaaggaaagaaaagaggaaggcatccagacccagtccttcctggagcctggagcctgaaatgggctgtttgctgcactgccagtgcccagatctggaaatttccctattctggcacagcccaagtgcagcaatttgctggcacagaaacccaaaacctgtggcagcttcctgctactgggtctggcaccacccccacatcttgtgtttcctgcaccagaacccagatttggagatttctcagtgccagcagagcccaaatctggcagatttctgtcgttggcaatgacaccacgcagatctggtgttggctggcagtgccagcgcccagatctgaaaacttcctggtgctggcacagcccaagtccagcgatttgctggcacagaaagccaaaatttggaaatctgcaggttctggctccagcaccatccagatctggtgtttgctgggaccgccagtgcccagatttggaaatttcccgatgccttcacagcccaggtctagcaatttggttttagctagcttaggaagagaagttcctcggactgtgcctttcctttttcttggaactgtttaaacctgctctggactgaaaacccagaaaaacaccggcagcagctcacacctgtggcccaccaagctctgggacgctgcattccagtgccagagggacttagaagagactgagtgagccaactacaacccacaaaaaggactttctgaatttgccatctcttcaccactgtcagaggtttgatttaatattattcatttttcatgcttgtgaatactttacttgttaaataaactggagcttttttcacttttcttgagggaaatcttttcctgaactagtagggggaggggccgcttgaacttgctttctagacagacccctttatGGAGATTTCCTTCCCAAAATTTGCCTTAAGCCAGAACAAACagttacaatgaaaatttcaccagtggcatcatttcctggtggcaaatcttgtgacagaaaattgaccctattctccatgagagattattgggaagagcagacaggagaagattcctggaaaactgaaacagctttccagaagtgaaatgaaaatgaaagaaacaatccaagatgctttcctctatttatttctatgctccccttttctatgttgcatcccagtaattccagatgcacctcacctctaagattggggacttagtgatttttagacacttgtggagagcattattaataattggttagctgagaaaggccacactgatataatgccactggttaagctgaaggagaaaagtcagcagtcagcaagctgaaaggaagagtcagcagcgaccttgctgcaacatgaggatagggagttgagattagtcctgaatatatcctaagaatatgtagaaagtatcaaaagtagaaccataggaatgtagaagtaggcgtaggtgctgatatgtaagctgaccaatcctgagctcaacttttgcaatatgtatgaagctcattattaactgtatttaacccgccgtactgatcaataaaatcgagcctgtgatgatcaaactgatgtcctggttcccttctgtcgacagacactaaaataccatgagccacacacagttttccttcccctgtttttacaggaaagcaacactggaggtgtcagtgcagtgctgggctcaggtaggaatcctaccccaagggaaggtgtcccgacagtgtttgacgctcagcaaggacaatgcacagcagcaagcgaggggatcgctgtgccagtgtgcaggagtcagggctctgcatctgggctcagcactgcaaagttcccgtgtttgggcagacagaggggctgtccccggggcgcgcggggctcgaacgtggggctcgtggggtgagcggggaacggacacggggacgaacggccccggtgcttcagttgcagcggcggcagcagcagcagcggcggcagcagaagcggcggcagcagaagcggcggcagcaaagaaatattttgattactctctttctttctcttctctctttctttctctctctctccctttcccgctgtcgggcacccttctctcggggtcccttgcccggcgtccctctcctctccccgcctccctctcccctgcagggctgggccatgcccccggcccgcccccggccccgggcggggctgccccgtgcccggcaccggccgtcccgccgcggtctcgcctccgcccggctctggctgtactggcggtggcgctgccgggcgggcatcagtgcctggggcgggggcggcatcgccgccttttgcctccgcctggcgcgagcccggccccagacccgacgcagggtccggtcccgaccccgaccccgaccccggccccggccccggccccggccccggccccggccccggccccagccccggccccggccccggcttctcccggggcccgcggagcacacacgcggcgcggccgctcccgccgcctccgctgcggcttccccggcccgagctccgccgctcggcagcgcggccgccggccccgagcctcccgtgccgcgttcccgggagcgaacgcctgggcatggccggcccggggcgggtgagcggcgctcgggggtcgttgctggccccgggccgagcgctgacagccgcgtcccgcccgcagggacggcgcaggaggccctgcaggagcggtaccggctgggatcgctgctggggcgcggcggcttcggcagagtcttcgcggccacgaggatctcggacggcgccccggtgagcggcggggccggcggcgggagcaggaggaggggatggaggaggaggagggcggagggcggaggatggggctcgcagtgcgggcggcgagctcaccccgctgctgcccttggcttgcaggtggccatcaaaagggtgccacggaaccgcgtccggcactggggcgagctggtgagtgagcgggaccagcagccggggctgccggccggggatgagccggggcccggcacggtgggagccgccaggacgccccgagggagagcgggcgtggggccagcgcagggcgcagagcatcccgggctggctgagggcttccccaggcctggcacggcatcggccccactgacggcatcgtgctcctcccgcagcccgacggcaccagcgcacccctggaggtcgtgctgctgggcaaggtgtccactggcttccccggtgtggtccagctgctggagtggctcgagctccccaactgcatcgtgatggtgctggagcggccagagcagtgtcaggacctgcagcgtttcattcaggcacggcggttcctgcccgaggaggaggcgcgggagctgttccgccaggtgctggaggccgtgcggcactgcaccagctgcggggtcctgcacagggacatcaagccagcgaacatcctggttgacctggacaccgggcaggccaaactgattgactttggctgtggcacctacctgcaggacacagtctacactcactttgcaggtgagcctacacagggctgtgctcccgctgctgacatctcatggcccgacatctcatggcccaacatctcccagcccaagctggctgtggcagcggggattctctcttttgctgccagtcagggcactgaatcttcagctgagttgctttagagcagggctgggtgggcagccatcttccagccctgctggcagcctttgccagccactctgcccaggactggggctgggctggggcagccagcccgaccaaaacccctgtgggtgggggtagcagaaagggagggcggaacctgtgccccagccagtttggtgtgcagatgagaggaagggcttggactgctccactcgccctgtttgccttggcttcataatatttttggggcaatgcaggcagggaggataagggcaggttttttccccagcatggagtgggtttttcctttgcaggtcatggtcgggcctagccagggctgcccccttccaacaccagaggcttcttttccaactctaactttgtgcacaagtcccaggtgctggcgagagggcagtggtcaccctgtgtgcccctgatgcagcccccacacacccagggatgctggggccaggctctgggagcagcagcatccccctgatgaactccatctgtattccataggaacactgtcctacagccccccggaatggaatgactttggctggtaccatggcgagccagctaccatctggtccctgggcatcctgctgcaccagatggtctgcggggagcaccctttcaggaggggccagaaccacagctggggccagctcccgctgccacaacggctctctcaaggtggatcctcttctctgggcacggggggaatgccagtgctgggagccagcagcggggtcgtgggcatcccactctagcagctgctgaggaggtggcacatgtcctgctctcctccaaaacagggaattgatgggaaagtttaggcccagcacTGGGCACATCCAGCATGGTCTcggcacgggaatagtggggtaaagcagacaggagccttctctggctgaccgtcactttctgctttctctccccagagtgcaaagatctgatcaggtggtgtttatcggtgaactccttggacagacccgcactggaagacctgttctgtcatccttggatgtgggatattcctctgccatagaagaagggagagagccacaggcacactttgatccagagccctggtaagttcctgctccacacatgccttggcaatgagaagcaaaggaacccagagctttttgtgctgcctgtgtcactgcaccggagtcatgggatgggaacacacagcccttgtgctggagctgagctgctctgcccagcactggtggccgccatcccagctgattttgcttgtcctggttccctgacagctggggccctgggcagagccctgagagcctggtctgcccccagggaaggagaaggagccccttggagaagctgtacccagtggggatgctgctgctggagacagcgagggtgatatcagggatgacaagctcttcctcagcctggcaacgggaggctgaaggtgatgcactttgattctggcaccttcttcaaagccaaactccacagggaatttgcagatgagtcccacccggggaaattctgccagatgtgggcatgacccaacgtggcggggaaccaaaggctccccctttgctggggcagatgcaactcattcttcagtggctgcccagctgcttttggcagggctgggaggaggggctggggtgggtacgaaatgggagtgggctcctggctctgccaacagccccctgcacccaccgtgccccgggctggggctggggcagccagcccgacacaagcaaagccccatggtgggagcagaggtggggctccagaacctgtgcgcagctgctttgctgtgcaggcaaggaagtgctgggctgctccactgcccttgtttgctttggggtcaccgggattttggggggcagtgcaggggggaagagagaaagtgtgggcttccctcaccagtgggtgggtttttccttggcatgcaggggttgggccttcctcaaggccctgacagagataagagtttttagcatttttcttgttttccctttctgtctctaaactcttttcaataatgtgttgtttgttattccagaggaagcgttcc from Melospiza melodia melodia isolate bMelMel2 chromosome 7, bMelMel2.pri, whole genome shotgun sequence carries:
- the LOC134420483 gene encoding serine/threonine-protein kinase pim-1-like; the protein is EVVLLGKVSTGFPGVVQLLEWLELPNCIVMVLERPEQCQDLQRFIQARRFLPEEEARELFRQVLEAVRHCTSCGVLHRDIKPANILVDLDTGQAKLIDFGCGTYLQDTVYTHFAGTLSYSPPEWNDFGWYHGEPATIWSLGILLHQMVCGEH